In Mesoplodon densirostris isolate mMesDen1 chromosome 2, mMesDen1 primary haplotype, whole genome shotgun sequence, the DNA window AGGTCAGCCCGGTGTGGGCCCGGGAGACTCCTGACACCTGAACCAGCCTGCGAGTGGCCTGACTCTGGGAGCTGTGGCAGCAGTGGGCTCTCCCGGCTGCCCAGGGCCGGGCAGTCCCACCCCACAGGGCCCTCCCAGCCAGCCGAGCCAAACCCAGGGCCCAAGAAGCAGCGGCACCGGAGCCCGAGGGCGGGCAGGCACCAGGCGCTAGCACATGGGGCCTTCCTTAGCGCAGCTGCCTGCCTGGCGGTGACCTCACAGGTCTCAGGGTGGcctggggcagggagcaggggagTGTCCCCACCACTCGGGATCCTAGCGTTCAGGGCGTGACGGAGCATCAGCCCGTGTGCAGGAGTGTGCGCGCGTGCGTGAGGTGGGGGGGCAGCCCAAGGGAGTGTGTCTGTCTGGTGTCAGTGCCATACGTCTGCGTGTTTCCAAGCATCAACACGTCTGTCTACACCTCCGTGTAGGTGTGTGCAGGCATCGGGCAGAGCCTCCCTTGCTCAGGGCCAGTGGGaggcagggcagggccaggcccggGCGCTCAGTGACCTGGGCCCGCTTTGCAGTACAATGAATGGATGATTCTACCTGGTGGCTGGAGTGTGTCCTGCCgcgcccaccccccaccccctgagcGAGCTGAAAACCTCAGACCACACCTCCACATCCTCAGTCACGGGCACGGCGGGAGCTGGGGAACGGGAGGACATGGGGCCAGAGCTTGCCCAGGGGACAAGGCCAGGTCCAGAGCATCCTCGCCAGTTGGTGTCCATCCAGAGAAGGGCAGAGGGGCCAGGGAATGGGGTGTCAGGAGTTGGTTTTAATCAAAGCAgccctgggggcctccctggtggcgcaagtggttgagagtccgcctgccaatgcaggggatacgggttcgtgccccggtctgggagggtcccatatgccgcggagcggctgggcccgtgagccatggccgctgagcctgcgcgtccggagcctgcgcgtccggagcctgtgctccgcaacgggggaggccacaacagtgagaggcccgcataccgcaaaaaaaaaaaaaaaaaaaagcagccctgGCTTCCATCAGGGTTCTGGCTTACTACGTGCTTTGGGGGCACGACGGGTGCTGTCCCACACAGGGCCTCCCCTTGGGGAAAGCAGGGGGCACAGAggaccccccctccccagccGGGACAGAGCGGAGTGAGGTGGGCGAGGCGAGGTGGCAGGTGCAAGCGGCCGTTTATTAACTGTGATCTGGAGCGGAGGTGGGTCCCGCCAGCCAGCCGAGGCCACAGCAAAGGCCCTGATGCAGGCAGTGGGGCGGGAGGCGGGGGCAGAGCTCaagcagggagagaggaaggctCTCTAGGGGCCGCAGCCAGCAGGAGAGGGAGCTGGGAGCCCAGTTCGCACCCACCTTGCTgcccatggggcctccctgggcaGTCTTTGCATAGTGAGCAACCAACTGGCCTAGGCCTGGCCGAGGGCCCGAGTTGGGGAGAGGCCCAGCCGGTgccccagggctctgggaaggggAATGCAGAAGGCATCAGAGGGCCCTGGGGAGTGAGCCGAGGCCCCATGTGCAGAGCCGGAGGTGTGGGCGGGGAAAGGCTGGCGAGGGGGCAGGCCTGAGCTGCAGGCGCCTCCCCTAGCAGCAGGCAGAGCTGGGGGTCAAAGTGGTCCTTGAGTCCAGAGAAAAGACGCGAGACAAAGTGAGAACGAGGTCATTGTAGAAAACCCCTCAGTCCGTGACAAAGGATGTCGCATGTAGGGGTGGGAAGAGCCACACCCCTGCCACCCGCTGTGGGAAAAGCGGGGGGGATGGGTGGGGCTGCGGGGCACGAGGGCCTGCGTGGCCAGCCACACGGCCTCGGGACATCCGCACCCAGCCAGGGCTGAGGCCCCAGGCCAGAGCCCCCCAAGCACCCAAGAAGCCCAGCCCGGGTGCTGGGGTCACTAAGTGAGGTACGCGGGTTGATCCCCTGGATGGGCGGCCCCTTCTGCCCTCGCCACGTGCTGGTGGCCAGCCACCAGCCCCAGGGCCTAGTGGAGGGGTTCCGGGGGTGTGGGAGGGCCCCTACTAGCAGGTCAGTGTTCTTGGGCAGTAAAGTGGGGGCACAAGGTGACACAGGCCCTGAGGGCAGAGTGGGGCACCAAGCGGAGTGGGCCCCAGGGATAGAGGGGCACGAGGTGACACGGGCCTGGGGGAGCAGAGAGGGGCACGAGGCGACGTGGGGCCTTGAGAGTGGTTTGTGACACGAGCAACCCAGGCCCCCTAGGGAGGGGTCACCCGAAGACACAGGGTCCCTGGGTGAGGTGATGCAGCGCCTCCCGGGGGAGACATGGAGCTTCAGGAGACTCAGTGCCGGGGTCCTGCTCCGGGCCGTGGGGGTCAGGGCAGCTCCGAGGCGGGTGGAGCAGGCAGTGAGGCTCCAGGAGCTCCGGGGCTCTCAGGAAATGGGCCGGTGGGGTCCCGCCAAGGCCCGGCCACCCTAGCTCTCATCCAGGTGGAGGCTGATGAACTCCTGGATGCACCTGCGGTACTGGAGCTCGGTGGGGCTGCTGCCAGCCAGGGGGCCCGGCTGGCCGGGGGCCGCCTCGGCCTCACGCATCTCCTCGGCCATGCGCGCCAGACggagactggaggagggagggcctCGTGAGGCGCTTCCACCCGCCGCCCACTTCCCGCCGcgcccccccccgccgcccccgtgCTGTGCTCACAGCGTGACGATGTCTGCATTGGCCTCCTGAACTGCTATGCTCAGTGGGTCCTGCTGCGTGTGGTCCAAGGCATGCTGGTCCGCCCCCCGCTTCAAGAACAGGCAGACCTGGCTGAGGGCGGAGGGGCAGGTCGGGGCGGGCCCTGGCAGGTGACCCGGGCCCAAGGGGGGcgagggggggtgggggagagggggcaaGGGGCCGGCCCTCCCACGACTTACCCGGTGCGGCCCAGGAGCGTGGCATGGTGCAGGGGCGCCCGGCCTCGGCTGTCTCTTTGGTTCACGTCCGCTCCGTTTTGCAGGAGGAATTCACAGATGATCAAGGAAccctggggggtgggtggggggtgggttcAGACCAAGCGGAGCCACAGAAATGGCCCTTTGCAgggcccctgcccccacccccataccccccaaccccaccccgaCGCCACCCTGGGCGCCCCAGCAGGACCAAGCCCGGTCCTCAGCGGAGGGCAAGGGGCCCGCGTGCGCGCCGTGGAAGGGTGCGACCCCGCACCCACTTACCCCCAGCACGGCCTGCACCAGCGGCGTCTTGCCCTCATCCTCCGCGTCGGCCCAGTTGACCTCGGCTCCTTGCGCCAGAGCCGCAGCCAGTGCGGGGAGGTCTCGAGCGCGCGCCGCGCGGTGCGCCAGTAGCCCGGGGTGCAGCTCGCGCACATCCGCCAGGCCCCAGGCCTCCGCCTCTCCATCTGCCTCGCCACTGGACTCCTCCGACTCGGCACCCTCTGCGAGGAGGGGGAGGTCAGGGCCGCTGACCCGGCCCGCGGTGGGGGACAGGTGGCCCGGGACTGGGGAGCTGCGCACCCACCCTCCTCAGTGACGCGGTCCACCACGGAGCCCGCGCCGAAGGCCAGAACGTCCGAGCTGCCGTCCGAGCTGCCCCCTAAGCCGCTGTCACTGCTCAGACCTGCAGGGTCCGCAAGCAGAGGAGGCCCTGAGCGCTGCTGCCTGCTCCGACagccctggggcagggctggCACCCCACCCACCCTCCGGGGGATGCTGGGGGGTGAGGCAGAGGGGAGCCCTGCCCAGgatgggaggaaaggggagagaatCAAGTAGCAGCTTGAGGGAGCCAGGATCGCCAGTCCCCCAGGAGCACAGCCACAGGTGGAAGTCCGCCCTCTCACGTCAGCCCTAGCTGTGGCCCGTGCAGGCGGGGCGGTCACCGCCCAGAGGCGGGGTCTTTGCcaagccccagacacagccccagGCCACAGCGAGCGAGCGAACTTGGCCCTGCTCACCCGAGGGCAGACCTCACAGATGAGACCAGGCTGAGGGATGGTGAGACGGCGCCCTCTGCTGCCCGAGGGGACCTCCATCACCCCAGCAGCCCGACCAGTTCTTGGCCCCAACCTACGCCTTCTGCCCACGTGCCCCAGGCCAGTGGGTGCCGACAGACGGTTAACGGGGAGAGCGCTGACTTGTAGCATTTGCCCCCCGACCTCCAGAAGGGGTTGGGGAGGATGCACACAGCGGTCTCTCGGGATCTGGTCCGGCCCCCAGCAGGCACGTGCACACGTGCATGGGCACACGCCCACGCATATACACACGTATGCCCGTGCACTCACAGGCATTCACCTGTGTGCACAGTCGCGCCCTTACACACACATTCCTGTGTGCACACAGCACACGCGCCCACGTCACTCCTGAGGGTCATGGCCCCAGCCTCCAAGCCAGTGGCCAAATTACCCCCGGCCCCTCGAGACACtatcccagcctcagccctgctTGACCTCCAAACTCTCCCCATCCCCAGACCAGTCCCTCCTGCGAGGAAAGCCCGTCCCTCCGGTCCCTGAGCGAGTGGCCGCGGCTGTCCCGCACTCATCCGCCCTCCGGGCGAGCGGGCCTGGCCCCTGCCCTGCTGCTCCTGCTGAgcaggggtgtgtgggggggtgggcagCAGGGGACTTACTGCGTGGACCGGCTGCAGCAGCCCCCGCGTCAAAGTAGGAGAAGAGGGAGTCCAGCTCATCCGGGCAGAAGAGGGAGTCCCTGCGGAACCTGGGCTCCGTGGAGCCTGCAGGGCGGGAACCAGGCCGCGGTGGGCGGTGGGCAGAGCTTGGGGTGCCCGtgagccctgcccacccctcctgccacccccccaccccggcctccCTGGGATCCAGGGTCTGGAGGCTCACGTCCTGCCCAGGCCTGTGAGCTGGGGCGCAcctgccagcccctcccacctGAGCACAGAGCAGCCACGGAGGGCGGGACGGGCTCCACCCGGATTTGGCTGCGGCGGGTGGTGCGCGCACGGGGGGAGCTGCGGTGGCGCTGGCACCTCTGCGCCCGCCAGCGCCGTGGGGCCTCCCGGGCCGGTGCCGAGGGCGGCCTCCGCACGAACTTCTTTTCCACGTATTTGTCCTTGATCCAGGCCTCCTTGTCCTGCCTGGACCAGGACCAGACGTGAGGCTGCGCTCGGGGGCCGGGGGTCCCCTGGCCCCGCCCAGGCTGCCCCCACCTCACCTGGGGCTGCCGGCCGTGGGCTTCCTGCTGCCCGGCCCCTCACACTGGGCCTCGTAGATCTGGTTCACGGTGCTGTTTCCCAGCTCACACATCAGCTGGCAGGAGAGGGTGGTGTGGGCATCAGCGCAGCTCACCGAACGCCCCCCAAGCTTGCAGACCTGgctcccgccccccgcccccagccaccAAGCGGCCTGTGATGGCCCCCCACACCTTCAGCAGCTCCGGCTCCCACGAGTCCAGGGTCAGGGACCGCACCTTGGAACAGTGGACGCCCAGGCTCCTGGATGgcgaggcagggggaggggagtcaGGGCACGCCGCGGCCCCCACGCCCCACCTGCCACCCGAGGGTCCCACCTGTGGATGCCCGAGCACTCGATGCAGAGCAGCACGCCCAGGTTGATGCTGGCCCAGCGCGGGTCCGGCCGCCCGCAGTCGCCGCACTGGCCGTTCCCGGCCACGTGCTGCACGCGCCGCAGCGCGCTCTCGCCCTTGACGCTACGTTCCCGGGAGTCCGTGGCAGAGTCGATGCTGCTGGTGGACGGGGACGCCGTGCGGTCCAGCCTCTGGAGACAGGGTGAGGGGTCGCTCAGCCCTATGGGAGCTCCAGCCCCAGTCTGCCCAGCggagcccctcctcctccccagacgCAGGTGCCGGCACAGGCCGAGGTCCCTGAGGCCCGAGCCTGCGCCCgcacgtgtgcacacactcaTGTGCGCGTACACACAATGCACACGCGTGCTTGCGTGTGGCCTGCGGGAGCTGTGCACGCGTGTGCAGGGCGCTGGAGGGCCCACCTCACTGTAGCAGCTGTCGGGGCTCTCCCGGTAGGCGGATGCGATGCTGGCTTGCACAGCCTGAACCCACGCCTGCCGTAGCTTCTCCGAGTCGGCCTGCAGCATGCAGCTCCTGTGGGGAGGGGGCCGTCAGGCCGGGCGGGCAGGGGCTCCCTCCGCACCCGCCCTGGGCTGGGCCTCCTCACTTGGTGGGCGACACGACCTCAAAGCAGAACCTCCGCTCAATGTCCTCGCAGGGCTTCACAGAGCAGAGCCGGAGGTCGTCCACCACCACGGTCAGTACGTCCTGCGGGCGGCACCGCCGTGGCCCGTGCACTCAGCACCCAGCCCTGCCCCGCACCGACCGCCCGTCCACTGCTCCACTCAAGAGACACGGACCGGCTGAGACTTGAGTGGCCTCTGTCCCTGGCCACTCGGGCCTTGGGGCCCATCAGCGTCCTCAGCCCTGTGACGCCCCCCACCAATTGCCCACCCCAAGGCCCTGGGCGTTGCTGCCTGGGCCCAGCGCACCTTGAGCTTCTTCTGGTAGACCAGCTGGCTGTTCTGGATGGAGAACCAGCGCCTGGGCAGGGGGATGGGCCAGGAGGGGTCAGGCCAGGCCGGCCCCACGTCTGCCCTGCACCCCCTGAGGAAGGGCCCTCCCTTACCGGTTCCACGTCTTGAAGGCGTTGCTGGCCCTCTTGAAGAGGTAGCCCTCCATCACCACACCACTGGGAGCGTCCACGTCAAACTCCACCTTGGGCTCATCGTAGGAGAAGTCCTGGGGGTGGTCGGAGCCCGGCCCCCAGTGAGCACCCACCCGCGGCTGCGGGGACACTGCCGCCCTCTCGGGCTGCCCCAGAGGCAAGGTGGAGGGGGGGTCTTCACAGCCGCTTCCTGACCCGAAACCCCGTGGGGGCAAATGCTTCCCGTCACAGCTGGGGGCCCGGAGagctccagcccccaccccccagcctggcAGAGCAGCAGGCTCTGGGATCAGGAAGGAAGCTGTCCCCCATTCATGTCGCCAGCTGGGCTGCTCTGGCCAGCCTGACAGAGCTCCATTCACGCGGGCTGGGGAGACACTGAGCGTTGTCCTGGGTGCCCGGCAGTGGGAGAGGAGGCCCAGCCACCTGCTCCCCTGGCTGAGTGGGGGCGGGAAGGGACAGCTGCAGCTGCCCCCGTAGGGGACGCAGGGGACGCGGTCCCAGCTCAGCCACCTCCGCTGGAGCGGGCCGCGCGCGCTGGGAGCTGCGCCGGGGCCGTGGAGGTGTCCTTGGTGCTGAAACGCCGCGGGGCGGGAAGGGCAGAGGCCCTGCCCACCggggccccctccccccagggtgGGCGCCCACTCACCTGCAGCAGCGTCTGAGGGCGAGAGCAGGAGAggcgggaggagggagagaaccaGTGAGTGCAGCCCTGCCCCCGCCCTGCCGGCTGGGGACTGTCAGCTCCGCCCCGCAGCCCGTCTCTGCCCCGGGCCGCGCCAGGCCAGCTGTGGCCGGCCAGACGAGGCCGCAGTAGGATCCCCGtcccagctgcagccccagcgTCTGTGGGCTGAGGGGGCTGGCGCTGGTGTCTAAGTGACCGTTCCACTGTGCTGAGACCCTGAGGGTGGGGACCCCCGCCTCTGACTGCAGTTCAAAGACAGATCAGAGTCAGCCTGAGAGTGGGTGGGCCTGGGGAGGGACGGGGCGCGTGTCTGTGCGCTGGGCCCCCCAGGTCCTCGCGTGGAGCGGGGTGAGGGGCGGTGGACCCGGGGCCCCTCGGGGCGCGGCCAGGGCTGCAGGGCCTCACCCGCTGCTGGATGGCCGCGTGCTTGCGCTCCATCTCCCGCTTTTCCACTGCCGAGTCGATCACCAGCTGGTCCAGCTGTGGGGAAGGGCACAGAGAGGGACGTGGACCCCCTCCCCTGACCAGCTGGCCCCGGGGCCCCCTCCCCAAAGGCTCACCTCAGCCGCCAGCTTTTTCATGTAGGGGTCCAGCTGGTGCAGCAGGCTGTAGCCCTGCTGGAAGAAGCTGTACTGGGCGTGCATGAAGGACAGcatctggggggtggggggcacgcaGGTGAGGCCCCGCCCCAGGGGCAGTGGCTGGGGCCCCAGCTTTTGCACCCACACCCAGCACGCCTGCGGCACGTGCCTATACTTGAGGGCAACCCCTCCCCCTCATCCAGCACTCACAGAATCCAAAATCTCAAACTTCTTCTTGGCCTGGAGAACGTTGATCTGCCAGGGGAGGAGTGAACAGGTGAAGGGGCGTCAGGGCCAAGGTTGGGCCACGACCTGGGCCTCGCCACACTGTCCACTCAGGGTGCTGTGGTCCCCCGAGACCTCCAGCTCATCTTCGGCTCCCTGAACTGGTGCCCATCCATGCTCTCATGGTCGCAGTTCAGGACACTGGGCCCCTCCCATAGGGAACGCCACAGATTCTCTCCCTTTTGCTCCAAGTCCCTCCAAGCCCTGCCTCAGCAAGGCCTTCGAGGCCTCCGCCCCCTGCAGCCCACAGCCCTGGCTTGTCCCTGGCCCATCCCCACCTCAGGCCTTTGCATGGGCATCCGCCCCCCATGTCCGTTCCCAAGCATCTCAAGTTTTCTCAAGCCACAGGGGCCCCTCCAGACACCAGCCCCCTGTCTGCAGGGACACAGGAACGCCCAGGGGCTGACCTGGAGCACATAGTCCAGCGCCAGGTGGCGGAAGCACTTCCGGGCGAGGACCAGGGCACCCGCGGCCTCCTCCGCCTCGTGGGGCCGGTGCCTCGGGGCCTGGGCGTTCCTTGCCAGGGACAGCTCCATGTCCTCCCGGACCCTGTCGAACTGCTTCTTAGTCTCCTTGAACTTGCGCACATCTCTGGAGGCCGGTGGGCGTCACGTCAGGGGGTCCGAAGGGGGTGTACACAGGGTCTCCCAGCTCTAGGAAAtgccctccctgctcccagctcctCTGTGCTCCAGAGCCTCCTGCCCCgctcccgccccccgcccccgccagccACCGCTCCCTGCGTCTTCCTCCTCAGGCCCCTCCCCCTTCACAACCTCACTCCCAGGATTGGTCCAGCCTGGGGGGACCCCCAGCCTCACCCCGGACTCCAGACTCTCCACTCGGGGGGTCCCCAGCTGTACACACAGCACTGAGCCGAGACCCTGCCAAGGCCCCCGGACCCCCCCCAGATCAAGCGTAGCTGCGTCTGCTCCCCCTTCCAGCGTGGGTGTCACCCTGACACCTCCCGGGGCCGGGAGAGGTCAGGCCTCCCTCGGGGCCACTCACTCTTTGACGAAGTTGTGGAGCTGTTGCCGCACAGACCTCTGGGCCTGGTCAAACAGGATCTGGGGGCAAAGGAGGGTGCGGGTGTCAGGCGTCTGTCCCCACATGACCCCAGAGGCCAGGCCCCTGTCCCCTCAGGTGAGAACCAGGGAAAGGCCCGTCCAGCCCCACCCTCACAGAGCCAGCCTCACAGGGTCACGGGCCCCCAGGCCTGGGTTGGCGGCCAGAGACGACAGCTGTGACCGCCTGCCCGTCCCCCCACCTGGCTCTCAGCCGGACCAGAAGCCATCGCTGTCCCAGATGGACCCCCTCCTATGGTCCACCCCACATCAGCCCGGACAGGGCAGGCGCACACAGAGTCCCGAGGGACACCCATCGCCCAGGCCTTGGGAGGCCACCTGGGGGATGCCCAGCCCTGCGGTAAGAGGGATGGAGATGCCGCCGGAGCTCCCAAATCTggcctgggggcagggtggggcctcCCTGCAGCACTGGCTGGACCCAGAATCAGACCCCTCAACGCAGAGAGAGCACTGGGGCCTAACCAggaacagacagacagacacatggGGGCAGGACAACAAGCCATCCGCCGctggtttatttctgaacttccCCTACAGGGGATGGGCCCCTTGTTTAGTCTGGGGCTCTGGTTTCCAGGCCACGGTCTGACCACCCACGTGTGCCTCAGTCTGTTCTGTGTGTCCACAGTGGGGGCCCTGAGGGGCTCAAGGTCACGCAGACCCAGTCCGGGTAGCAGCGGGGTTGGGAGTCATACGATAGCTGTGGGGTCAGCCTGGGAGATACTTCCGTCGCCTGGCCCATGACCCCTGCCGGGTGGCCCTGGATGACCCTCTAAGGCCTTGCCCACCCCAAGCCCCCACTGCCCTCAGCCCCGGGCAGGGTCGAGGTGCCTCCCAGCTGGCTGTCCGACCCTCACCTGGGACACAGCAGTGTCTCCGTgatgtgccccccacccccagccagacTGCAGGAGCAGAAACGTGGCCTCCCCCACCGCCCGCCCCTGCCAGCTCAGCTCTAGCGCATGGAGCCAGCCCAGAGCCTTCCAGGCTGGGCGGGGCCTGCAGGGAGCCCgcaggggtgggggcgggggctgcCTGGGATGGGGGTGGATGGGACAACCGATCATGAAGTCAGGTGGGTGggccctgccctctcctcccctctcctcccctccgccccccccatcgccccccactcccccaccccccagccaggGCTCACCATGTGGTAGGTGACCATCTCCTGCAGGCTGTCTCCGAACCTCTGCAGACAttcctgggggcagggtgggtgggtgggggaagacCCTTGCTCAGATGGGACGGCTGTGCCCCCAGTGTCCGGCACCTCCcgcccacaggccgcagagcagcCCCCGCAGCCCAGCGCAGACGCCCACCTGCTCCCAAGGCCAGGGCACCCTGAGGGGCTGCCTGCCCTTGCCCACCCCTGACTAGAGGTCAGAGGTCAGCTGCCCCCTCACCGAGATGACGGTGTCGCCCTGGCACTGCTGGGACAGGTCACGGACGCCACTCACGAAGAGCCTGTTGGTGGTGACGTAGGCCTTGCCAGCCTCGATCACGCCGCTGCACAGCTTCACCAGCTGCAGACGGGACGACGGGTGGGCAACACTCACAGCACCAAGAGGCCAGGCCACTCGGGCGGGACCCGGACGGGCAGCCGGGTTCAGCTCAGGGTCCGTCAGTGCCCGGGACACAGCTGCCCCCGAGCAGCCCCGGGCGGGAAGGGAAGGCCACTGCCCGCCCGCCTGCCCACCCTCCTGAGCCCACCTGGCGCTGGGGGACAGCTTGGCGTGCCCCAGGTCTCAGTtccagggtgggaggtgggagcggGGGAGGGAAGCCAGGAGCAGGGAACCCAGGGCCGGGGGGGCGTGGGGCCCTGGAAAAGGGTCAGCAGGGCCAGCCGGCGAGGGGCTCAGGGGCGccgcccctccttcctccctctggctTTGAAGCCGGTGCCCTCCTCCCGCTCCTGCCTGTGCCCTTGGCCCCTAACTCAGGCACCTGGAggcagagccccctggcagctgcCCCTGCGCCCTGCCAAGGCCCCCCACCCTGCTTGGCTTGGCGGGAGGAGACCCGGCAGACACAGGTGTGTGTGGGGAATGTACACCCCGGTATGGGTGTGACAGGCTGGTGATGGACAGGCCCACGTGCTGTGCACACGCACACTCGCGCTCACACTGGTGGCCGTGGGTGAGCTGGGCCAGGGCCGCGCGGGGGGCAGGG includes these proteins:
- the ACAP3 gene encoding arf-GAP with coiled-coil, ANK repeat and PH domain-containing protein 3, which produces MTVEFEECIKDSPRFRATIDEVETDVVEIEAKLDKLVKLCSGVIEAGKAYVTTNRLFVSGVRDLSQQCQGDTVISECLQRFGDSLQEMVTYHMILFDQAQRSVRQQLHNFVKEDVRKFKETKKQFDRVREDMELSLARNAQAPRHRPHEAEEAAGALVLARKCFRHLALDYVLQINVLQAKKKFEILDSMLSFMHAQYSFFQQGYSLLHQLDPYMKKLAAELDQLVIDSAVEKREMERKHAAIQQRDFSYDEPKVEFDVDAPSGVVMEGYLFKRASNAFKTWNRRWFSIQNSQLVYQKKLKDVLTVVVDDLRLCSVKPCEDIERRFCFEVVSPTKSCMLQADSEKLRQAWVQAVQASIASAYRESPDSCYSERLDRTASPSTSSIDSATDSRERSVKGESALRRVQHVAGNGQCGDCGRPDPRWASINLGVLLCIECSGIHRSLGVHCSKVRSLTLDSWEPELLKLMCELGNSTVNQIYEAQCEGPGSRKPTAGSPRQDKEAWIKDKYVEKKFVRRPPSAPAREAPRRWRAQRCQRHRSSPRARTTRRSQIRVEPVPPSVAALCSGSTEPRFRRDSLFCPDELDSLFSYFDAGAAAAGPRSLSSDSGLGGSSDGSSDVLAFGAGSVVDRVTEEEGAESEESSGEADGEAEAWGLADVRELHPGLLAHRAARARDLPALAAALAQGAEVNWADAEDEGKTPLVQAVLGGSLIICEFLLQNGADVNQRDSRGRAPLHHATLLGRTGQVCLFLKRGADQHALDHTQQDPLSIAVQEANADIVTLLRLARMAEEMREAEAAPGQPGPLAGSSPTELQYRRCIQEFISLHLDES